A section of the Telopea speciosissima isolate NSW1024214 ecotype Mountain lineage chromosome 3, Tspe_v1, whole genome shotgun sequence genome encodes:
- the LOC122655420 gene encoding probable serine/threonine-protein kinase fhkB, protein MGCFLACFGSSKDRNRKRRHRHKILPGDPRHGSYEPLKPALSLNQESKETLISSVLEQRNIKPEEQLSFSTRKKVTFDLNVKTYENISAPETTNYSWENDEEIERCKQEEKRAKLSLLPASEDDSVTSSLGSYPPNHRYQNCWDSNDEEENIDFSESDLDDDDDDDEDDGYYDEEDDEPREYKADSSESSLSSPIESQTQGRATPLNDKEVDRSMPICGSPEGELKTLPLNQNARDRSKYVHSVLNPVENLSQWKAVKAKPRAATAQLQNQKENGNFEQETQIPFNPELTFKLSLLQSSQSFNQFRPKKQETAVDASLSNWLVNAETTPAMDLNSSSSCKGIPNTATSKYREVSVK, encoded by the exons ATGGGGTGCTTTCTTGCTTGTTTTGGTTCCTCCAAGGACAGGAATCGAAAGCGCCGCCATAGACACAAAATCCTCCCTGGAGATCCG AGACATGGAAGCTATGAACCTCTGAAACCAGCTCTCTCTTTGAACCAAGAAAGCAAGGAAACACTCATTAGCTCCGTCTTGGAACAGAG GAATATTAAGCCTGAAGAACAATTGAGCTTCAGCACAAGAAAGAAAGTCACCTTCGATTTGAATGTGAAAACCTACGAGAACATATCAGCACCTGAAACCACAAATTATTCATGGGAGAACGATGAAGAGATAGAAAGGTGtaagcaagaagaaaaaagggcaaaacTAAGCCTACTACCAGCCTCTGAGGATGATTCTGTTACATCGAGCTTGGGATCTTACCCCCCAAACCACAGATACCAAAATTGCTGGGACAGCAACGATGAGGAGGAAAATATAGACTTTAGTGAAAGCGATCTGgacgatgatgatgacgacGATGAAGACGATGGATACTatgatgaggaagatgatgaaCCAAGAGAATACAAAGCAGATTCTTCCGAATCGTCTCTCTCTTCACCAATTGAGTCACAGACACAGGGTCGTGCTACTCCACTCAACGATAAGGAAGTTGACAGGTCCATGCCGATCTGTGGTTCACCTGAAGGGGAACTGAAAACACTACCGTTGAACCAGAATGCTCGAGATAGGAGCAAATATGTTCACTCGGTATTGAACCCAGTTGAGAATCTGTCACAGTGGAAAGCTGTCAAGGCGAAACCAAGAGCAGCAACAGCCCAATTACAGAATCAGAAGGAAAATGGCAACTTTGAGCAGGAAACACAGATACCCTTCAACCCAGAGCTAACTTTCAAGCTATCACTTTTGCAATCCAGCCAAAGCTTCAATCAGTTTAGGCCTAAAAAGCAAGAAACCGCCGTTGATGCCAGCCTTTCAAACTGGTTGGTGAATGCTGAAACAACACCTGCCATGGATTTGAACTCTAGTTCTTCGTGCAAAGGAATACCTAATACTGCTACCAGCAAATACAGAGAGGTATCAGTGAAGTAA
- the LOC122653882 gene encoding uncharacterized protein LOC122653882 translates to MDTDVSQPNGCKIKPSATVEPQRGEVAPDRKEDDELNPLLSPRKGCMSKKPKKSRRKVQWNDRNGNKLVEVLEFQPSDASDSDDEDADSCICSIM, encoded by the exons ATGGATACTGACGTTTCTCAACCTAATGGCTGCAAAATCAAGCCATCCGCGACAGTAGAGCCTCAGAGAGGTGAAGTTGCTCCTGATAGAAAAGAGGATGATGAATTAAACCCTTTGTTATCGCCTCGAAAGGGTTGTATGTCgaagaaacccaaaaagtcGCGGCGGAAAGTGCAGTGGAATGACAGAAACGGTAATAAGCTTGTGGAAGTTTTGGAATTCCAACCAAG CGATGCAAGTGACTCTGATGATGAGGATGCGGACTCTTGTATCTGTAGCATAATGTAG